The Pseudodesulfovibrio sp. zrk46 genome contains a region encoding:
- a CDS encoding insulinase family protein yields the protein MSHGFTKIKEQEIKEMASVAHVYRHDKTGARVLSIVNDDENKVFGISFRTPPEDSTGVAHILEHSVLCGSDKFPIKEPFVELLKGSLQTFLNALTFPDKTCYPVASANAQDFYNLIDVYLDAVFHPRLTPNTLKQEGWHYEMDGPDKPVTYKGVVYNEMKGAYSSPDSLLYEHSQQSLFPDNTYGKDSGGDPFEIPSLTFDQFMKFHEDHYHPSNAYAYFYGDDDPEKRLEILDKVFSEYEKIDVAKTRIPLQERFTEAKEVRKPYPASERLAKGMFTVNWLLAETSDANLNLALHILEHILIGLPSSPLKKALMDSGLGDDLAGVGLEADMRQMFFSIGLKGVHPSNAIKVESIIFNTVKELVENGIDARDIDAAINSVEFSLRENNTGTYPRGLSLMFQALSTWLYDDDGVEGDPLLLLPFEEPLNNIKGWIANGDKIFEELLARLLLHNPHRTTVLLEPDQQMSMRLARKEANRLQKVKDMLTPEQVEQVIADAEELNRLQAEPDTEEALATIPRLSVTDLPKENRTIPTEEREVSGAPLLFHDLATNGIAYVDLGFDLSVLPDELVPYVGVFGRALTESGTDKRNFVDLSQWIAQTSGGIWSQPFASPVLGSTEAASRLFLRAKATGDKISETAEIITEILTSAKLDNKERLGQIVSEARARAEQRLVPSGHQVVATRLRAQTHAAHAMEEAMTGLSNIEFLRELEGRIQDDFRSVAKDLEKMRTLLLSRTGLICNATMDADLFAAVEPEIASIVSALPETDAASVARSPLSFNNREGLAIPAQVNYVGKGVSLAAHDFPLTGAAMVVNKLIRTGYLWEKVRVQGGAYGAFCLMDRLAGALAMVSYRDPNVAATVEAFDACADYLENISLSKDELEKSIIGAIGEIDTYQLPDAKGFTALARHLTNQDDAYLQEVRDQALAATEQDFRSFAEAIRINAENGHICVLGDSLAMENAGLDLDIKQVL from the coding sequence ATGAGCCACGGATTTACTAAGATCAAAGAGCAGGAAATCAAAGAGATGGCGTCCGTCGCCCACGTGTACCGCCACGACAAGACCGGCGCGCGCGTGCTGTCCATCGTCAACGACGACGAGAACAAGGTGTTCGGCATCTCGTTCCGCACCCCGCCCGAGGATTCCACGGGTGTGGCCCACATCCTGGAGCATTCCGTGCTCTGCGGTTCCGACAAGTTCCCCATCAAGGAACCCTTCGTCGAGTTGCTCAAGGGGTCGCTGCAGACCTTTCTGAACGCCCTGACCTTCCCGGACAAGACCTGTTATCCCGTGGCCTCCGCCAACGCACAGGACTTCTACAACCTCATCGACGTCTATCTGGACGCCGTCTTCCACCCGCGCCTCACGCCCAACACCCTCAAGCAGGAAGGCTGGCACTACGAGATGGACGGACCGGACAAGCCCGTCACCTACAAGGGCGTTGTCTACAATGAGATGAAGGGCGCGTACTCCTCGCCCGACTCCCTGCTCTACGAGCACTCCCAGCAGTCCCTGTTCCCGGACAACACCTATGGCAAGGATTCCGGCGGCGATCCCTTTGAGATCCCGAGCCTGACCTTTGACCAGTTCATGAAATTTCACGAGGACCACTACCACCCGTCCAACGCCTATGCCTATTTCTACGGCGACGACGATCCGGAGAAACGTCTCGAAATCCTCGACAAGGTCTTCTCCGAATACGAGAAGATCGACGTGGCCAAGACCCGCATCCCCCTGCAGGAGCGCTTCACCGAGGCCAAGGAAGTACGCAAGCCGTACCCCGCCTCCGAGCGTCTGGCCAAGGGCATGTTCACGGTCAACTGGCTGCTGGCCGAGACCTCGGACGCCAATCTGAATCTGGCCCTGCACATTCTGGAGCACATCCTCATCGGCCTGCCCTCTTCCCCGTTGAAGAAGGCCCTCATGGACTCCGGTCTGGGCGACGACCTCGCCGGCGTCGGTCTGGAAGCGGACATGCGCCAGATGTTCTTCTCCATCGGTCTCAAGGGTGTGCATCCGTCCAACGCCATCAAGGTGGAGTCCATCATCTTCAACACCGTCAAGGAACTGGTGGAAAACGGCATTGACGCCCGCGACATCGACGCGGCCATCAACTCCGTAGAGTTCTCCCTGCGCGAGAACAACACCGGCACCTACCCCCGCGGTCTCTCCCTGATGTTCCAGGCCCTGTCCACCTGGCTCTACGATGATGACGGCGTGGAGGGCGATCCCCTGCTCCTGCTGCCGTTCGAAGAGCCCCTCAACAACATCAAGGGCTGGATCGCCAACGGCGACAAGATTTTCGAGGAACTGCTGGCCCGCCTGCTGCTCCACAACCCGCACCGCACCACCGTGCTGCTGGAGCCGGATCAGCAGATGTCCATGCGCCTTGCCCGCAAGGAGGCCAACCGTCTCCAGAAGGTCAAAGACATGCTCACCCCCGAGCAGGTCGAACAGGTCATCGCCGATGCCGAAGAGCTCAACCGCCTGCAGGCCGAGCCCGACACCGAAGAGGCGCTGGCCACCATCCCGCGCCTGTCCGTGACCGACCTGCCCAAGGAGAACCGCACTATCCCCACGGAAGAGCGCGAAGTCTCCGGCGCACCGCTGCTGTTCCACGACCTTGCCACCAACGGCATCGCCTATGTTGATCTCGGTTTCGACCTGTCGGTCCTGCCCGATGAGCTCGTCCCCTACGTGGGCGTGTTCGGTCGCGCCCTGACCGAGTCCGGCACCGACAAGCGCAACTTCGTGGACCTGTCCCAGTGGATCGCCCAAACCTCGGGCGGCATCTGGTCCCAACCGTTCGCCTCCCCGGTCCTCGGCTCCACCGAAGCGGCCTCCCGCCTCTTCCTGCGTGCCAAGGCCACGGGTGACAAGATCAGCGAGACCGCTGAAATCATCACCGAGATTCTGACCTCGGCCAAGCTCGACAACAAGGAGCGTCTGGGCCAGATCGTGTCCGAGGCTCGCGCCCGCGCCGAGCAGCGTCTGGTGCCCTCCGGCCATCAGGTGGTTGCCACGCGTCTGCGAGCCCAGACCCACGCGGCCCACGCCATGGAAGAGGCCATGACCGGCCTGTCCAACATCGAATTCCTGCGCGAGCTCGAAGGCCGCATTCAGGACGATTTCCGATCCGTTGCCAAGGATCTGGAGAAGATGCGCACCCTGCTCCTCTCCCGCACCGGGCTCATTTGCAACGCCACCATGGACGCTGATCTCTTCGCCGCCGTGGAGCCGGAGATCGCCTCCATTGTTTCGGCCCTGCCCGAGACTGACGCCGCCTCCGTGGCCCGCTCGCCGCTGTCCTTCAACAACCGCGAAGGTCTCGCCATCCCGGCGCAGGTCAACTACGTGGGCAAGGGCGTGTCCCTCGCAGCCCACGACTTCCCGCTCACCGGCGCGGCCATGGTGGTCAACAAGCTCATCCGCACCGGCTATCTCTGGGAAAAAGTCCGCGTGCAGGGCGGTGCCTACGGCGCGTTCTGCCTCATGGATCGTCTGGCCGGAGCCCTCGCCATGGTCTCCTACCGCGACCCCAACGTGGCCGCCACTGTCGAAGCCTTTGACGCCTGCGCCGACTATCTCGAGAACATCTCTCTTTCCAAGGATGAACTCGAAAAGTCCATCATCGGCGCAATCGGCGAGATCGACACCTATCAGCTGCCCGACGCCAAGGGTTTCACCGCCCTGGCCCGTCATCTGACCAATCAGGACGACGCCTATCTGCAGGAAGTGCGCGATCAGGCCCTCGCCGCCACCGAGCAGGATTTCCGCTCCTTTGCCGAGGCCATCCGCATCAATGCCGAGAACGGCCACATCTGCGTGCTCGGCGATTCCCTCGCCATGGAGAACGCCGGTCTCGATCTGGATATCAAGCAGGTTCTGTAA
- a CDS encoding RHS repeat-associated core domain-containing protein, protein MIKEIRYDPFGNVLLDTNPAIRIPLGFAGGLHDRDLGLVRFGWRDYDPFTGRWTAPDPMGDAGGDEDWYGYCLDDPVNGVDPLGLFVFLLPFAAGMAGATALGATGAYGAAKIVDWAGEKTDDDYGDDKPTATEGVHDAMGKVIGINTGIVGAAGAAKAAPAVAATVMRHPEKLAAGSKIAADFSSGWFDPGPPPPSLPGYVGSRSRYEYEEYKWNNKQKE, encoded by the coding sequence GTGATAAAGGAAATCCGGTACGACCCGTTTGGCAATGTCCTGCTCGACACCAATCCTGCCATCCGAATCCCCCTCGGCTTTGCAGGTGGCCTTCACGATCGGGACCTTGGCCTCGTCCGCTTCGGCTGGCGCGACTACGACCCGTTCACTGGCCGCTGGACCGCCCCCGACCCCATGGGCGACGCTGGTGGTGACGAGGACTGGTACGGGTATTGTCTGGATGATCCAGTGAACGGAGTTGATCCGTTGGGGTTGTTCGTTTTCCTCTTGCCTTTTGCGGCAGGAATGGCAGGAGCAACTGCTCTTGGCGCAACGGGGGCATACGGTGCCGCCAAGATTGTGGACTGGGCCGGAGAAAAGACTGACGACGATTACGGCGATGACAAGCCCACAGCCACCGAAGGCGTCCATGATGCTATGGGAAAAGTCATTGGTATCAACACCGGAATTGTTGGAGCTGCCGGAGCAGCAAAAGCAGCTCCAGCAGTTGCTGCGACTGTGATGCGTCATCCGGAGAAATTGGCGGCGGGATCGAAGATTGCGGCGGATTTTTCTTCTGGTTGGTTTGATCCGGGGCCACCACCGCCGTCTCTACCGGGCTACGTAGGCTCACGCTCAAGATACGAATACGAAGAGTATAAATGGAACAACAAGCAAAAAGAGTGA
- a CDS encoding glutamine synthetase family protein, protein MNIPVFNCKNADDVMRAVKDYDVSFIQYWFLDILGNLKSFQVTPSELEASFEEGMGFDGSSILGFCRIDESDMVAMPDPTTFQICSWRPAERPVARMFCDVVNPDGTPFEADSRYVLKNVMGEAAEKGYTFYVGPELEFFLFADDQDTECLDAGGYFDAPPLDLGNNIRRDIIFALDAMGIQVEYSHHEVAPSQHEIDLRYQEGMRMADTAMTYRVVVKETARKHGCYATFMPKPIFGENGSGMHVHQSLFKNGKNVFYDASDEFHLSAEGKSYIAGILKHAPEFVAVTNQWVNSYKRLVPGYEAPVYIAWARRNRSALVRVPMYKPGKENATRMELRCPDPAANPYLCFAVQLAAGLKGMEEGYELPEPVEEDIFSMNERQLKRNKIKSLPGSLYEAAINLKKSKFMKEVLGEHLHAALVENKLAEWDEYRTQVTEYELDKYLPVL, encoded by the coding sequence ATGAACATACCTGTTTTCAACTGCAAGAACGCCGACGACGTGATGCGGGCGGTCAAAGACTATGACGTCAGCTTCATCCAGTACTGGTTCCTCGACATTCTGGGTAACCTCAAATCCTTTCAGGTGACCCCCAGCGAGCTGGAAGCCTCCTTCGAAGAAGGCATGGGCTTTGACGGCTCCTCCATCCTCGGCTTCTGCCGTATCGACGAGTCCGACATGGTCGCCATGCCCGACCCGACCACCTTCCAGATCTGCTCCTGGCGTCCGGCCGAGCGCCCTGTCGCCCGCATGTTCTGTGACGTAGTGAATCCCGACGGCACCCCGTTCGAGGCTGATTCCCGCTACGTGCTCAAGAACGTCATGGGCGAGGCCGCCGAGAAGGGCTACACTTTCTACGTTGGTCCCGAGCTCGAATTTTTCCTCTTTGCCGATGATCAGGACACCGAATGCCTCGACGCTGGCGGCTACTTCGACGCCCCGCCGTTGGATCTCGGTAACAACATCCGCCGCGACATCATCTTCGCCCTCGATGCCATGGGCATTCAGGTGGAGTACTCGCACCACGAAGTCGCTCCTTCCCAGCACGAGATCGATCTCCGCTATCAGGAAGGCATGAGAATGGCCGACACCGCCATGACCTACCGCGTGGTAGTCAAAGAGACCGCTCGCAAGCACGGTTGCTACGCCACCTTTATGCCCAAGCCGATCTTTGGTGAAAATGGCTCCGGCATGCACGTGCACCAGTCCCTTTTCAAGAACGGCAAGAACGTCTTTTACGATGCCTCCGATGAGTTCCATCTGTCCGCAGAGGGCAAGTCCTACATCGCCGGTATCCTGAAACACGCCCCGGAATTCGTGGCCGTCACCAACCAGTGGGTGAACTCCTACAAGCGTTTGGTGCCCGGTTACGAGGCCCCGGTCTACATCGCCTGGGCGCGCCGCAACCGTTCCGCCCTTGTCCGTGTGCCCATGTATAAGCCCGGCAAGGAGAACGCCACCCGCATGGAGCTCCGTTGTCCGGACCCGGCAGCCAACCCCTACCTCTGCTTTGCCGTCCAGCTCGCCGCCGGACTCAAGGGCATGGAAGAGGGCTACGAGCTGCCCGAGCCGGTCGAAGAGGATATTTTCTCCATGAACGAGCGTCAGCTCAAGCGGAACAAGATCAAGTCCCTGCCCGGCTCCCTGTACGAGGCTGCCATCAACCTCAAGAAGTCCAAGTTTATGAAGGAAGTGCTCGGTGAGCATCTCCACGCCGCGCTCGTGGAAAACAAGCTCGCCGAATGGGATGAATACCGCACTCAGGTTACCGAGTACGAACTCGACAAGTACCTGCCGGTCCTGTAG